Part of the Spinacia oleracea cultivar Varoflay chromosome 5, BTI_SOV_V1, whole genome shotgun sequence genome, TCCGAACACTTTGTCGCATCTCTTCGATACGGATACAGTAACGATCATAGCGATCTCCTCTGGTACCTACTGGTACGTCAAAATCCAATTGGTCATAAACATCGTAAGGTGCTGCTCTTCGCAAATCCCAGCATACCCCTGGTTGGGATGGGTAGGCCCACCACTTCACTTTCGCTTAGGCCCGAGCCAAGTCAGTGGGGGGACCCTGTCGGGCTCCTtccccccccaaaaaaacaaACTGTACTTGAGAGTTTCCCTTCATACGGCTCGAATCATTCTCAGATGCCCCGAGAGGGCATCCTTTCCTTCTTTGTTGGGTTGGTTCACGCGCGCGCAAATGAGCACCGGCCGCAACAGCAGGAAACTATGACCAATAGAGTCAGACACTTAACTACATCCGCACGCAAAAGGAATGAATGTGGTTCTGGTTGAGGCTTTCTTTCTCCTGCCTTACTAATAAGGGGGGGCGCAGGGCGTTCGCGGAGTCCATGCCTTCCGTACCACCACAAGAATGTTCTTGGGGGGATCCCGCTCCTAAACATAAGGGGAAGGGGGCCGGGCCTATCATATCAAAGGGGTTGTATAAAGAGAACCCGGCCACTTATTTCATTCGACGTTCCGGGCCCGATTCGACCAACTTTATGATAACAAGAAGGCGAGCTGATCTGCTTTGATCAAGGAAAAAGCCCAGTCAGCCACCAACTCGGTGCAGGTCACGTGACCTACACGGCCTTCGCTTTTTGAGGCTTCCTTTACCCACATCTCTATGTGCCCGCAGCACTTCCATATGGAGAAAGATAGGCTTACCATGTTCCATCAATAGCACTTAACCTATGCCGATTTTGGCGGACTGTGCTCCACCCCGGTGAACTCATGCGGTTCCGACGTGCCCAGAGGCCAGAGGCGAATCCGTTCACGGTCCTACGGACCAACACCTTTCGAAGGCGGGTGGCCCGCCCCACCTAGAACATGTTTGACTGGGCTTACACACATTCGCTCACTTACGCTGTCCCCCCTCAGCTCACCCTAGCCCCGGGCCTTCTTCTAACGTAAGCTACAAGGCTTCACACCAAGTCTTCACTGACATAATATGCATGCTTTAGTAGGGTCAGGCAGAACCGCTGTTGCCCGATGGGAACTTCCCCCATATTGCTATCAATGTCTTCATGTCGCACGACCTCTTAACATTACACCACTGAATCCCCAATCCTTTGCTTGCTGCGCAGTGACAGTACCAATATCCACTAATCGTTGTTTCCAGATACGGTTGCCGGTTGACATCTCTTCTAATTCGTCGATACGAGAAGCAAATTGTTGTGTGGAGGAATCAATATCTCGACATAAGCCAAGAGGCAGATCTTGTGCCACTCCACCTGGTCGTATGAAACTGGCATGCATCCTGGCTCCCGGGACTCTTTCATAgaattccaacaatttctctCGCTCCTCAAAAGCCCACAGGAACGGAGTTAATGCTCCCACATCCATAGCATGAGTAGTTAAAGCAAGTGAATGATTTGAAATTCGAGTTATTTCACGGAATAACACTCGTATATATTGAGCTCGTAATGGTACCTCGCAATTCAAAAGTCTCTCTACGGCTGAAGAATGAGCGTGTTCTTGGGCCATCATAGAAACATAGATAGGGTCGACGACGGAACGAAGAACTCACCCTAGATACAGCTTTTTCGTACACGTTCACTTGCATCACATACACAAGTGCTCTCTGAACCGTGCAATAAGGTCACCCATAACACGGCTCTCCTACTTGAGTTACCTTAGCCCCAGGCCATGCTATTCAATGATATTGTAAAAATGAAAGCATAACCTAACAACTAGTATTGAAAACTTGATTGAGGGAGGTTGACGTCTAGTCAATAGGAGCCCCACTTTCCAATCACTAagaaaaaatcaatcaaaatcacTATCTAAGTCAAGCTTTGTCTGTGATTTTTCTGGCCCCAAGGGAGTTTACTCAACCCATTTCCCAGTCTCTCGCACTGCTCAAGTAAGCGTGCGACTCCATATGAGG contains:
- the LOC130461716 gene encoding NADH dehydrogenase [ubiquinone] iron-sulfur protein 2 → MVLDKLLGNNLFLISSLFPMTTRKIKNFTSNFGPQHPAAHGVSRLVLEMNGEVVERAEPHIGLLHRGTEKLIEYKTYLQALPYFDRLDYVSMMAQEHAHSSAVERLLNCEVPLRAQYIRVLFREITRISNHSLALTTHAMDVGALTPFLWAFEEREKLLEFYERVPGARMHASFIRPGGVAQDLPLGLCRDIDSSTQQFASRIDELEEMSTGNRIWKQRLVDIGTVTAQQAKDWGFSGVMLRGRAVKWWAYPSQPGVCWDLRRAAPYDVYDQLDFDVPVGTRGDRYDRYCIRIEEMRQSVRIIVQCLNQMPSGMIKADDRKLCPPSRHRMKLSMESCIHHFEPYTEGFSVPAPSTYTAVEAPKGEFGVFLVSNASNRPYRRKIRAPGSAHSQGLDSMSKHHMPADVVTIIGTQDIVSGEVDR